In a single window of the Littorina saxatilis isolate snail1 linkage group LG5, US_GU_Lsax_2.0, whole genome shotgun sequence genome:
- the LOC138967728 gene encoding uncharacterized protein produces MDLCSILYLELFRNPNKMTGLNQDQRNNTRSHTRKCPAGIQAKDHRNNSKIENISRALQRSQCDKMPQMISYTLEFKLSALEQLDNNGSVSQIARESVKLVP; encoded by the exons ATGGACCTCTGCTCGATATTATATCTAGAATTGTTCAG GAATCCTAACAAGATGACAGGCCTGAACCAAGACCAAAGGAACAACacta GATCCCACACAAGAAAATGTCCTGCTGGAATCCAGGCCAAAGACCACAGGAATAactcaa aaATTGAAAATATTTCGCGCGCGCTGCAAAGATCTCAGTGTGACAAGATGCCGCAAATGATTTCCTACACATTGGAGTTTAAACTCTCAGCGCTAGAGCAACTGGATAACAATGGAAGTGTTTCACAAATAGCACGTGAGTCAGTTAAGTTAGTACCATGA
- the LOC138967729 gene encoding lysosomal alpha-glucosidase-like, which translates to MLDTGWENASGWDDLRASIIGIQEFNLFGITYTGADICGHFGSVSAELCKRWMQLGAFYTFSRNHNAIRNRDQDPGNFNEEREAMETRYWLLPYMYTLMHCSHTRGHLEHKASTVTVTVLALCSR; encoded by the exons ATGCTGGACACTGGCTGGGAGAACGCCAGTGGCTGGGATGACCTCAGGGCGTCCATTATTG GAATTCAGGAGTTCAACCTGTTCGGCATTACATACACCGGAGCGGACATATGTGGCCACTTCGGTTCGGTGTCCGCTGAGCTGTGCAAACGTTGGATGCAGTTAGGGGCCTTCTACACATTCTCCAGAAATCACAACGCCATTCGAAACAGG GATCAAGATCCGGGCAATTTTAACGAGGAGCGTGAGGCGATGGAGACGCGCTATTGGCTGTTGCCGTATATGTACACACTCATGCATTGCTCTCACACTCGCGgtcatcttgaacacaaggccagtactgtaacagttacagtactggccttgtgttcaagatga